The Pseudomonas moraviensis genome contains the following window.
GACGTCGCCACGCTGGAGGCGACGCTGGTCAAGGATCTGTCCGCCGCCGCCGGCAAACCGGTGGGCGTGCGGGTTCGCAGTTTGAAGGACGTTGAGGCTGAAGGCGTCGTGGCACTGCCGGGCGTGTGCATCGATGATCTGGATATCAGTGTCAGCAACTACGAACATCCGCGCCCGGAATTGCTGCGTTGCGACGATTCGCGAATCGTTGAAGAGAGCGTGCACAGCCATCTGCTCAAATCCAACTGCCCGGTGACCAGCCAGCCGGACTGGGGCAGCGTGGTGGTGGAATATCGCGGCGCGGCGCTGGATCACGCCAGCCTGCTGGAATACATCGTCAGCTTCCGCCAGCACTCGGATTTCCATGAACAGTGTGTGGAGCGGATTTTTCTTGATCTGCAGCGGTTGCTGAAGCCGCAGAAGCTCACTGTATTTGCGCGATATGTTCGACGCGGCGGGTTGGATATCAACCCGTATCGCAGCACTGAAGAGGTGCAACTGCCGAACCATCGTCTGGTGCGTCAGTAACTGTAGGAGTGAGCCTGCTCGCGATAGCTGAATGACATTCAACGTTGATGTCGACTGGTCCACCGCTATCGCGAGCAGGCTCACTCCTACAGGATTGCGTCTCAAATTGTGGAAATGAAAAAGCCCTGCCATCGCTGGCAGGGCTTTTTTGTGCGGCGGGGCGTCAGATGCCCATGCTGCCCAGCGCGTTGACGATGTTGCGCAGGGTGCCGGCGATAGCTGGATGTTCAAGCTCGAAGCGATCCACTGCCAGGTTCACACCATCGGCAATGCTCGCGTCCTGGGTGGCAGTTTCCAGCTGGATTTCCGATTCGATCTGCGCCATCAACGCACGCAGATCTTCACGCTCGACTTCCGACAGCGGTGGATTCTGTTCCAGCTGCTCGCGCAGGGTATCGAGCTGTTTTTGCAGTTCTTGGGCGGGCATGGTGGTTTCCTTTTATCAATAGGCACTGGCATTGACCGCAGCCGCGCGCCAAAGGTCTATGGCTGACCTTTAGATTAATCCACTCTCGGTGAACCTGCATGACGTTGGTCAGGGCTTTTCGCCTTTGGCGCGGCGCGAGCTGATGTCGGCAAGACAGGCATCCAGTTCGCCGAGATGATCGATCACTGAGTGCACGCCAAGGCTGAACAACTGCACGGTTGCTTTGCCGCGCAGCTGCTCACGGTCTGTTTGCGAGAGAGCTTGCCATTCGCTCGGGCTCAGGCCGCACAACGAGCCGCAGGACGCCAGGCCAATTGTCCACAGTCCGGCATTCAGGCCGGCCTGCAACAGACGCGGCTCACCGCTGACCAGCACGCAGCCATCGAGGCGGTCGATGTTCATATCCATCAATGCTTGCCAACACGCATTGGGTGCCGGCCATGGATTCATTGTTGCTGAATGTTGCGTCGGCTTGATCCAGGTTGGCAGCGAAGCGGCCAGTGAATGAACGAGGGCGGGGGGCAATTCGTCGAGCCAGGCACAGGGAATCCGCTGACGCTGCAAGCTTCTTAGGCTATCGAGCGCGCCCGGGGTGGCTTCGGCGTGTTCCGGCCCGGCGGTGAGCTGTTGCGCGGCGCGGGAACCGAAATCCACCAGGCAACCGCTCAGGCCGAACAGTACGGCAGTCAGACTGGGCGCGGCGACGGGCAAGGTTTCGGCGTGAGTCATGGCAACGTCCCTGAAATAACGCTCAAGGCTATGGCGCGCGGGTGACAGTTGCATGACAGCCCTGTGAAAGACGACGTAGGAAACTTCCTGCATATCCTTGCCTGCCAGACTGCCCAAATCGCCGTTTACGCTTATACTAGCGGCCTTAATGCCTGGGCCCCGAGGTCCGCGCCAGTATCAAATCCAAGGAGTTTTTCTATGCGCTGGAGCCCTTCGCTCGCTCAGCTAAGTGTATGTGCCAGCCTGTTGCTGGCGCCGTTCGCCACTCAGGCGGCCACGGAAGAAGACCCTTGGGAAAGCGTCAACCGGCCGATATTCCGGTTCAACGACTTCGTTGACACCTACGCGCTGAAGCCATTGGCGCAGGGTTATGAGTTCGTCACCCCGCAGTTCGTTGAAGACGGCATCCACAACATGTTCCGCAACGTCGGTGACGTCACCAACCTGGCAAACAATATTCTCCAGGCCAAACCGGCTGCAGCGGGCGTTGATACCGCCCGACTGATTTTCAACACCACCTTCGGTCTGCTCGGCTTCTTCGACGTCGGCACCCAGATGGGCCTGAACCGCAGCGACGAAGACTTCGGTCAGACCCTCGGTTACTGGGGCGTGGGCAGCGGCCCGTACGTGATGCTGCCGCTGATGGGCCCGAGCACCCTGCGTGACGCACCGTCGAAATACGTCGACAGCTACACCGGGATGTACCGCTACATCGATCACGTGCCCACGCGTAACTCGATCTTCGGCCTCAACATCGTCGACACCCGCGCCAGCCTGCTGTCGAGTGAGAAGCTGATCAGCGGCGACAAGTACACCTTCATCCGCAACGCTTACCTGCAGAACCGCGAGTTCAAGGTGAAGGACGGACAAGTCGAAGACGATTTCTGATTTCGACCGATGCCAAAAAGGCGACCCTCGGGTCGCCTTTTTTGTCTGCGCCAGAGCATCGCCATCGACTGCCGCTACCTTCCATCGGGTTACGGTTGGAGCGGTTCTTATAAC
Protein-coding sequences here:
- a CDS encoding phosphatase translates to MTHAETLPVAAPSLTAVLFGLSGCLVDFGSRAAQQLTAGPEHAEATPGALDSLRSLQRQRIPCAWLDELPPALVHSLAASLPTWIKPTQHSATMNPWPAPNACWQALMDMNIDRLDGCVLVSGEPRLLQAGLNAGLWTIGLASCGSLCGLSPSEWQALSQTDREQLRGKATVQLFSLGVHSVIDHLGELDACLADISSRRAKGEKP
- a CDS encoding DUF4404 family protein, which codes for MPAQELQKQLDTLREQLEQNPPLSEVEREDLRALMAQIESEIQLETATQDASIADGVNLAVDRFELEHPAIAGTLRNIVNALGSMGI
- the queF gene encoding NADPH-dependent 7-cyano-7-deazaguanine reductase QueF (Catalyzes the NADPH-dependent reduction of 7-cyano-7-deazaguanine (preQ0) to 7-aminomethyl-7-deazaguanine (preQ1) in queuosine biosynthesis); the encoded protein is MHPAAEHSPLGKSSEYIATYTPSLLFPIPRTAKWAELGLSAETLPYKGVDFWNCFELSWLLPSGKPVVAIAEFSIPADSPNIIESKSFKLYLNSLNQTPFADVATLEATLVKDLSAAAGKPVGVRVRSLKDVEAEGVVALPGVCIDDLDISVSNYEHPRPELLRCDDSRIVEESVHSHLLKSNCPVTSQPDWGSVVVEYRGAALDHASLLEYIVSFRQHSDFHEQCVERIFLDLQRLLKPQKLTVFARYVRRGGLDINPYRSTEEVQLPNHRLVRQ
- a CDS encoding VacJ family lipoprotein, with the translated sequence MRWSPSLAQLSVCASLLLAPFATQAATEEDPWESVNRPIFRFNDFVDTYALKPLAQGYEFVTPQFVEDGIHNMFRNVGDVTNLANNILQAKPAAAGVDTARLIFNTTFGLLGFFDVGTQMGLNRSDEDFGQTLGYWGVGSGPYVMLPLMGPSTLRDAPSKYVDSYTGMYRYIDHVPTRNSIFGLNIVDTRASLLSSEKLISGDKYTFIRNAYLQNREFKVKDGQVEDDF